GCAAAACCTGGATACTGCCCTAGCAGCTGTAGTCGGAAAGAACATCAGATCCTCTACACGTGTAACATGTACCACCAAGCGAGAGGCCAGCCTACCCAATCAGTTCAAAGCTACGCACAACTACATAAACGCCTAAAACCATATCCACCATAGCTCGACACGAACCCAAAAAAAAACAGTAGAACTTAGCCATGCGCATCTAGTAAAGCCTAAAACATCAAGGGGCAGAGCGGATCTGGAAGTTACCGAATGATTTTGCGGACGTGCTCAGGGGGCATGTCCTCCTTCTGCGCCTCCAcgaacccgaacttgcgcttgtcGCCGTAGCGCTTGGAGTTGAGCTGGTGCCACTTGCGGGCCTTCTCCACCAGCTGCGCCTCCAGCTCCGCCGGTGTCAGCGGTTTGCCGCTCTGCGGtgccccggccggcggcggcgggggcgggggctgGCCTGCCCCGGGCACCGTCGTGCCAGGGGGAGGCGGGGCCGCCGCCAtctgcggcggaggcggaggcggcgcgccGTTCCACATCGGCGACGgggcgggcgcggcgcggcggcctCCCGCAGCTGCCGCTAGGGTTTAAGCGTCGTCAAGCCGGGTGGTGTGTGTTCGAGAGAGGTCGGGGTGAGAAGGGAAGGGGAAAAAATGGAGAGGGAAAGAGACACCGATGGGATCGCGGTGGCTTGGCGATATTTGTATCAGGGCCTCTTGGGACAATGGCGGTTTTGGGAGAACACCCGAGCCGACTTTGGGGGTTTGGGCCGAGCTGTGACTGCTTGACGGGCCTTGTTCTGTACTAGGTCGGTTTTGTGGGGTGGGGCTCGTTGTGGTGATAACCGATGCTCGATAGGTTTCGCTGGCTCTTGGAGGAGTCCTCCAATATTTCGGATTTTTTTTCCCAATGACGTGCTGCTAATAGGCGTAGATGATCCCGACAAAAAAGGTAGATGGGAtgatcctcaaaaaaaaaaaaaaggtaataCGCGGCATCAAATGACACCGGTAGACGGAGCAAGAATTGAAGGATCAACCGAACGGAGCTCCGGAATGTACTGCCGCTGGCAGCGTCACAACCGGATTCCcctcctttgccgagagcccgaagctctcggcaaagaggatttCACTCTCGACAGATcatttgccgagagctgctctcggcaaagagcggTCAGCAAAAGGTCTCCCGGCAAAGGTTTATTTGCCGAAAGCCCTTCTCGggaaactctttgccgagagcaaaataaAAACTCTCAGCAAAACCTAACTCTCGGCAAAATATCACCGCTGTAACGGCAACCCGCCCGTAACGATCGTCCCAtacacttctttgccgagagcaactctcggcaaagaatttttttaaaaaaaaataaaatagattATGGGGCTGAGGTGGTTTAAAAAAACTTCTTTGCTGAGAGCCAGCGCTCGGCAAAggaaaggtttgccgagagccagctCTCCGCAAAGGAAAGCTTTGCTAAGAGCCCTAGAatatgctctcggcaaagagtcatATTTGCCGAGAGTTAGGTGCTCGGCAAATCTTACTCTTTGCCGAGATCCCAGTTAGTTGGGCTCTCGACAAATATTAGCTCTTGGCAAAGAgtccagagagcattttttttatttttgtttatatttccagcttcaacATCACATATTCcacaaatataacacatcatATATATCATAAATATCACATATTTAACAAATATGCCatccacatcacatgtctcacataatccatcttaacatctcaaatccaacAGTTCATCTCACAAAGTGCACGACAATACATTATGAAGAGCAACAAGCTCACCCCCAAGCATCCCAGTCCCTCGACCCTCCctccggcggctgctgctgctgcggcggtggATACTGCTGGTACCCCGACGCTCCCGACGGCTGCTGATGCGGCGGAAGTGGTGGATACGGCGCGTgccacgaccctcccgacagcggctGCTGAGGCCcctcattcgaacccgccgattgattctgcacaaaggagaagaaaaattagtaattatagtaatactaaggcatataattgtaatctaagcgtACACAAGTCAATATTTGCAGAACTAGGTATAAAATTGAAATCTAAGCCTAGAcacatcaaaatttcggcagcaccttccCTGCACGGtagggtttccaaaacctgcaagaaaaccaacggcacgatggccgtccaccacatatcaacggcgagatggccggcacacatatatatgaacggcacgaaggcctcccatcacatatcaacggcacgatggccgacatgcacagtaaagagcttttgttagagaagttgaactCACGGATGGGTAAGGTGGGTATgggtaaggcggtggaggagcgaacagctctggtggcgctggacgacccatcgtgacgccaagacttgccacgtactg
The nucleotide sequence above comes from Miscanthus floridulus cultivar M001 chromosome 18, ASM1932011v1, whole genome shotgun sequence. Encoded proteins:
- the LOC136520031 gene encoding uncharacterized protein, producing MEEERQREREAERQRMEAERQRLEAERTRFDALAQYVASLGVTMGRPAPPELFAPPPPYPYPPYPSNQSAGSNEGPQQPLSGGSWHAPYPPLPPHQQPSGASGYQQYPPPQQQQPPEGGSRDWDAWG